One Pantoea eucalypti genomic region harbors:
- a CDS encoding alpha-E domain-containing protein, with the protein MLSRTASELYWMARYLERAETIARLLDVTNKLSMMSIRDVHARDENNDLLVPLTMTGTRDLFDEHYPQASMGNLLNFFALDSFNHSSIFSCLQMAWNNAHAVRGSLSSEVWESINATWIEMKLIRRQGVGSAGADAFFDWVKERSHLFRGAMFGTLLRSDAQNFIRLGTLLERADSTARLLDAKNQLLNADEDPVREYYRMDTLLRAVSAREAFHTLYKQQISQRGIAELLILRRELPRSLLSCIELMAQELDEIGGSAGNQPRRRVHTLYAQLRFTEMDEIVEMGLSPWLMQFLDQTTAIAECIHQTYLEAQ; encoded by the coding sequence ATGCTAAGCAGAACAGCCAGCGAACTGTACTGGATGGCACGTTATCTGGAACGCGCCGAGACAATTGCACGCCTGCTGGACGTGACCAATAAGCTTTCGATGATGTCGATCCGTGATGTCCACGCACGCGATGAAAACAATGATTTACTGGTCCCGCTGACCATGACCGGCACGCGGGATCTGTTCGACGAGCACTATCCGCAGGCGTCGATGGGGAATCTGCTTAATTTCTTCGCACTGGACAGTTTCAACCACAGCAGCATTTTCAGTTGTCTGCAAATGGCCTGGAACAATGCGCATGCGGTGCGCGGCAGCCTTTCCTCTGAAGTCTGGGAAAGCATCAATGCCACGTGGATAGAGATGAAGCTCATCCGCCGTCAGGGCGTCGGTTCTGCCGGTGCAGACGCGTTCTTTGACTGGGTCAAAGAGCGTTCACATCTGTTCCGTGGGGCGATGTTTGGCACCTTGCTGCGCAGTGATGCACAAAACTTCATCCGCCTCGGTACCCTGCTGGAACGCGCAGACAGCACCGCGCGCCTGCTGGATGCTAAAAATCAGCTGTTGAACGCCGATGAGGATCCGGTGCGTGAATACTACCGGATGGACACGCTATTGCGTGCAGTCAGCGCCCGCGAAGCGTTCCACACGCTTTATAAGCAGCAAATCAGCCAGAGAGGTATTGCCGAGCTGTTGATACTGCGCCGCGAGCTACCGCGTTCTCTGCTTTCCTGCATCGAACTTATGGCCCAGGAGCTGGATGAGATCGGTGGCAGCGCGGGTAATCAGCCCCGTCGTCGCGTTCATACCCTTTACGCTCAGCTGCGCTTCACCGAAATGGACGAAATTGTTGAGATGGGTCTCAGTCCCTGGCTGATGCAGTTTCTGGATCAGACCACTGCCATCGCTGAGTGCATTCATCAAACCTATCTGGAGGCTCAATAA
- a CDS encoding circularly permuted type 2 ATP-grasp protein: MIKIDLSDSPFFDEMLMAEGKHRSHYQDYWQWLQKADQQAVQRKKEEAALLFHRVGITFNVYGEDDGAERLIPFDSVPRIIPASEWQMLDRGIRQRVQALNAFLHDIYHDQKILKAGIVPAEQVLANEQYQPCMQGIDLHRDTYAHIAGTDMVRGGDGEYYVLEDNLRTPSGVSYMLENRKMMMRLYPELFAGQRIAPVSRYPSHLLQTLRESTTVNDPTVVVLTPGRFNSAYFEHSFLAQQMGVELVESVDLFVKDGAVFMRTTAGPCRIDVIYRRIDDAFLDPLAFRADSMLGVPGLLSVYRSGGVVLANAIGTGVADDKSIYPYVPEMIRYYLAEDPILNNVPTWQCRKESDLSFVLANLEKMVVKEVHGAGGYGMLIGPKASKAEIERFRELLRARPENYIAQETLALSTCPTFVDNGLAPRHIDLRPFALTGAEIRLVPGGLTRVALEEGSLVVNSSQGGGTKDTWVLEENATEDDAC; the protein is encoded by the coding sequence ATGATCAAGATTGACCTTTCCGATTCACCCTTTTTTGATGAAATGTTGATGGCTGAAGGTAAACACCGCAGCCATTATCAGGACTACTGGCAGTGGTTGCAGAAAGCCGATCAGCAGGCCGTCCAGCGCAAAAAAGAGGAAGCTGCGCTGTTGTTTCACCGGGTGGGGATTACCTTTAATGTTTATGGTGAAGACGATGGCGCGGAACGGCTGATCCCGTTCGACAGCGTGCCACGTATTATTCCGGCCAGCGAATGGCAGATGCTGGATCGCGGGATTCGTCAGCGGGTTCAGGCACTCAATGCGTTTCTGCATGATATTTATCATGACCAGAAGATCCTCAAGGCAGGGATCGTCCCCGCTGAACAGGTGCTGGCCAACGAGCAGTATCAGCCGTGCATGCAGGGTATCGACCTTCACCGTGATACTTACGCCCACATTGCCGGAACCGACATGGTGCGGGGAGGCGATGGCGAATATTACGTGCTGGAAGATAACCTTCGCACGCCCTCTGGTGTCTCTTACATGCTGGAAAACCGCAAAATGATGATGCGGTTATATCCCGAACTGTTTGCCGGGCAGCGTATCGCGCCGGTTTCCCGCTACCCTTCTCACTTACTGCAAACCCTGCGCGAAAGCACCACCGTCAACGATCCGACCGTTGTGGTACTGACACCTGGCCGCTTTAACAGCGCCTATTTCGAGCACAGCTTCCTCGCTCAACAAATGGGCGTTGAACTGGTTGAAAGTGTCGATCTGTTCGTGAAAGACGGCGCGGTGTTTATGCGCACTACCGCAGGTCCCTGCAGGATTGATGTGATCTATCGACGTATCGACGACGCCTTCCTCGACCCGCTGGCGTTTCGCGCCGATTCCATGCTCGGCGTTCCCGGCCTGCTGTCAGTCTACCGATCCGGTGGTGTGGTGCTGGCGAATGCGATAGGCACCGGCGTGGCAGATGATAAATCGATCTATCCGTACGTCCCGGAGATGATCCGCTACTACCTTGCTGAGGATCCCATTCTCAATAACGTGCCGACGTGGCAATGCCGCAAAGAGAGCGATCTCTCTTTCGTGCTGGCAAACCTGGAAAAAATGGTGGTGAAAGAGGTTCATGGTGCAGGCGGTTACGGCATGCTGATTGGCCCCAAGGCCAGCAAGGCGGAAATTGAACGTTTCCGTGAATTGCTGCGCGCTCGACCGGAAAATTACATCGCGCAGGAAACACTGGCGCTTTCCACCTGCCCGACCTTTGTCGATAACGGGCTCGCACCGCGTCACATCGACCTGCGGCCCTTTGCGCTGACCGGCGCCGAAATTCGTCTGGTACCAGGTGGATTAACCCGTGTAGCACTGGAAGAAGGCTCACTGGTGGTGAATTCCTCTCAGGGCGGCGGAACCAAAGATACTTGGGTACTGGAAGAAAATGCGACGGAGGATGACGCATGCTAA